The following nucleotide sequence is from Streptomyces sp. HUAS CB01.
GCCTCGGACGACGTGCCCTTGTACTCGGACGTTTTTCTCGACCCGATCAACGCCATCACCTGCCTGCCTGTCGATTCGGTGCGGAATTCCGACGGCCGCGGGCGGGCCGGATCGGGAACGGCGGCAGCCGCTCGGAGGAGGTGCGCACGCAAGTCGGTTTCCGGACGCGGCGGTCTTCACCGGACGACCGGGCTTCTCACGGCCGTTGACCCGCCGACGACCCGGACCGCATTCGCGGAACGCACCTTCCGATCACAGTAACCGTGCGCCGTCGAACCGGCACGCCGAGCGATCGACGGGCGAGAGGAGTGCGGCTCCCGGCCGGGGGACGCCGCGGCGGGCGGCCCGGCCGCACAGCCGGACCGCCCGCCGCCACAAGGCCGTCTACGGCAGCCGACTGCCGGTGGGCGCGCCTTCCCCGGCCTGTCGCTTGGTCCTGAGAACGTCCCCCGCACCACCGCGTGCACGGCGGCGTCCGGTCATCTCCGGCGCGACGTCCATGATCTCCCTGTCGAGCTCGTCCTCGGCCTTGGGAACGGGCTTCCCGTGCTGCCTGGCTCGCTTCATGGCGACCTCCTTCACTGCGTGAGGTTTCTGCGCCGTTGGCTACCCGGTCGCGGCGCCGTCATACGTACGCGTCACCGCCGAGGGGGACAGCCACCGGGAACAAACCAAATAGACCACAGAACCGTTGCCCCGGCCTGCCGGAAATCCCCCACCCGTCCGGCCCGCTCGTCCGCCCATAAGATGTATGCAGCACGCACGGCAGGAGAGCGATGACGGCACTGCCGAGTTCCGGAACGACGCACGCCTGGGTGGTCGAGCGCCCCGCGCCGATCACCACGGGGCCGCTGCGCCCGGTCGAGCGGGAGATCCCCGAACCCGGACCGCACGAACTGCTGCTGGGCGTCCGCGCGTGCGGCGTCTGCCGGACGGACCTGCATCTCGCGGAGGGCGATCTGGCGCCCCGCAGGCCGCGCTGCACGCCGGGCCACGAGATCGTCGGCGAGGTACTGGCCACGGGGCGGTCCGCCGACGGGTTCGCGACCGGTGACCGGGTGGGGGCGGCCTGGCTGGCGGGCACCTGCGGGCAGTGCCGCTGGTGCCGGGCCGGACGCGAGAACCTGTGCCCCGCGTCGCGCTACACCGGCTGGGACGTCCACGGGGGCTTCGCCGGGCACACGGTCGTGGACGCACGGTACGTGTACCGGCTGCCGGCGGGCCTGCCGGACGAGGACGCCGCCCCGTTGCTGTGCGCCGGCATCATCGGCTACCGGGCCCTGGAGCGCGCCGAACTGCCGCGCGGCGGGCGGCTCGGCGTCTACGGCTTCGGCGCGTCCGCGCATCTCACCGCCCAGCTCGCCGTCGCGCGGGGCGCCGAGGTACACGTCGTCACGCGCTCGTCCAAGGCGCAGCGGCTGGCGCTGGAGCTGGGCGCCGCGTCGGCAGGGCCGGACACCCCTCCGTGCCTCCTGGACTCCGCCATCCTCTTCGCACCGGCCGGGACCCTCGTACCGAAGGCGCTCGAGGCCCTGGACCGGGGCGGGACGCTGGCGATCGCCGGAATCCATCTGACGGACGTGCCGCCGCTCGACTACGAGCGGCATCTGTTCCAGGAGCGCACCGTGCGCAGCGTGGCAGCCAACACCCGCGAGGACGGTCGGGCCTTCCTCTCCGAGGCGGCGCGACTGCGCCCCACCGTGCGGGCCGTGCGCTACCCCATGCGGGAGGCGGACCGGGCGCTGGCCGACCTGGCGTCGGGGAACGTCACCGGCGTGGCCGTGCTCGTGCCGCCGTGAGGCCGCGGAGCGCCGCCGCCGGACTCGTTTGCCGAAACGGCAAGGACAATTGCCTGTCCGTCGGGACAGGTCGCAGGGTGGCGACATGAACGAGACGAACGAGCGGGACCTCGCCGAACTGGACGTCGTGGTGGTGGGAGGCGGAGCGGCCGGGCTGTCCGCCGCGCTGACCCTGGCGCGGGCCAGGAGGACCGTGCTGGTGATCGACTCCGGGGAGCCGCGCAACGCCCCCGCAGCCGGCGTCCACGGCCTCCTCGGCCGGGAGGGGACACCACCGGGCGAGCTGCTGCGGACGGGGCGGGAGGAGGTCGGCCGGTACGGCGGGCGCATCGTGCCGGACACGGTGACGGGCGCCCGCCGCGAGGGAGACCGTTTCGTCGTGCAGACGGCGGGCGGCCTCCGCCACCGGGCACGGCATCTGCTCGTGACCTCCGGTCTGGTCGACGAGCTGCCCGGGGTGCCGGGCCTGCGCGAGCGCTGGGGCCGCGATGTGCTGCACTGCCCGTACTGCCACGGCTGGGAGGTGCGGGACGAGCCGCTCGGGGTGCTCGCGAGCGGACCCGCGGCGGTGCACCAGGCGCTGCTGTTCCGGCAGTGGACGCCGGACGTGACCCTGTTCCTCCACACCGCGGACGATCCGGCCGAGGAGCAGTGGGAGCAGCTGGCGGCGCGCGGCATCGCCGTGGTCGACGGCGAGGTCGTTGGTCTGGCGATCGAGGACGACCGGCTGTGCGGGGTGCTCCTGGCGTCGGGCCGGCGCGTACCGGTCGGGGCACTGGCCGTGGGCCCGCGCTTCGAGGCGCGCGGGGAACTGCTCTCCGGACTCGGCGTGACGACCGTCGAACACCCCGTGGGCGTGGGCCGTTACGTGGAGTCCGACGCGCGGGGGGCGACGGGCGTCGAGGGGGTGTGGGTGGCGGGCAACGTCACCGACCTCATGGCGAGCGTCGCCGTGGCGGCGGCGTCCGGCGCACAGGCGGGCATGGCGATCAACGCCGAACTCGTGGCCGCCGACACGGCCGCGGCGGTGTCCGCACGCCGTTCGGCAGCGCGTGCCGCGGAGGCGTTCGGTACGGCCTCGGAGTCGGCTGCCTGCGAACGCGTCCTCGGGGAGAGCCGCCACGGGCTCGGTTCCCTGCTCGGCGGGGGCCGGGGCGGGGCGGACTGACGCGCCACGGGGACTGCAGGAGCGGGTGACGCAGGGAGTCGACCGCTCAGGAGCGGGCCAGGACCGGGCCGTCCGGGAGACCGGCCGAGTCGCCGACGCCGGGCCTGGGGCGGGAGGACGCCGGCAGGGCCTGTTCCGTCCAGATGGCCTTGCCGTCCTTGCTGTACCGCGTGCCCCAGCGCTGGACGAGCTGGGCGACGATGAACAGTCCCCGCCCGCCCTCGTCGTCGTCGGCGCTGTGCCGCAGGTGGGGCGCGGTGTGCCCGGCGTCCGCGACCTCGCACACCAGGGTGCGGTCGTGGATGAGCCGCAGGTGCAGCGGCCCTTCGGCGTATCTGACCGCGTTCGTGACCAGCTCGCTGGCGATCAGTTCGGTGGTGAAGACCAGCTCGTCGAGCCCCCAGTCGCGCAGCCGGTTCGCCACGAGCTCGCGGGCGCGGCCCGCGGCGACCGGCTCCGCCGGCAGGCTCCAGACGGCGACCCTGCGGTCGTCGAGTTCACGGGTCCGCACCAGCAGCAGCGCGGTGTCGTCGTTGGTGGTGCCGTCGGGCAGCAGTTCGGAGATGGCCCGGTCGCACAGCTCCTCCAGGGAGTCCGCGCCCTCGGCGAGTACGTGCCCCAGGGTCTCCAGCCCCTTGTCGATGTCGCGGTCGCGGGCCTCGACCAGTCCGTCCGTGAAGAGCGCCAGCAGGCTCCCGACGGGGAGCTCGATCTCCAGGCACTCGAACGGCAGCCCGCCGAGTCCCAGCGGCGGCCCGGCGGGCAGGTCCGGGAAGCTGACGCGCCCTCCGGGCTCGACGACCGCCGGGGGCAGATGCCCGGCCCGGGCCATGGTGCAGCGCCGCGACACGGGGTCGTAGACGGCGTACAGGCAGGTGGCGCCGGCCGCGACGTCGTCGTCGCCGGTGAGCGTGCCGAGCGCGTCGGCGCTGTCCTGGGCCGACTGCCCCACGAGGTCGTCGAGCCGCTTGAGGAGTTCGTCGGGCGGCAGGTCCAGGGGCGCCAGCGCACGGACGGTCGTGCGCAGCCGTCCCATGGTGGCCGCCGCGTGCAGTCCGTGCCCCACCACGTCGCCGACGACCAGCCCGACGCGCGTCCCGGACAGCGGGATGACGTCGAACCAGTCGCCGCCGACCCCGCTGAGGTCGTCCGTGGGCAGATAGCGGTACGCCAGGTCGACGGCCGAGTTCGACGGGAGGTGCTGCGGCAGGAGCTGCCGCTGGAGAGCCAGCGCGGACTTCCGCTCCCGGGTGTAGCGGCGGGCGTTGTCGACGGACACCGCGGCGCGGGCGACGAGTTCGTCCGCCACGGCGACGGCCCCGCGGTCGAAGAAGCCCCGCCGTCCGTCGCGTACGAACGTGGCGAGTCCCAGAACACCGCCCCCGGCGCGCAGGGGCACGACGAGGGTGTCGTCCTCCAGCACGAGACCGCCCGAGGCGAGGCTGCGGTGCTGGGGGGAGTCCTCGGCGTAGGTCACCGGCAGCGGGCGGCGGCCCCTCTCCGCGGCGGGCACGGTCCCGTCCACGGCCCCGGAGGCCGGGGCCCCGGGGGCCGTGGCCGCCGAACGGGAGGCGGCCCGGAGCAGATCGGTCCCCCCGGGCCCCGTGCCGCCCGGCACCTCGCCCTCCAGTACGGCGGGGGCCAGGTCCACGTCGACGCGGTCGGCGAACTCCGGCACGGCCACCGCGGCGAGTTCGCCGGCCGTGACGAGCACGTCCAGGGTCGTACCGACGCTGCGGCCCGCCTCGACCAGCAGGTTCACCTGGCGCTGCGCCTCGTAGCGGTCGGAGATGTCGAAGGCGTCCTCGCACACGCCGAACACACGGCCGTCGGCGTCCTGCAGGCGGTAGTACGAGCAGGACCACAGGTGCTCCTTGCCCGGGTCGCTGGGCTGCTCGGCGCGGAAGTGCAGATCGAGGAACGGCTCCCCGGTGTCCAGCACCTGGCGCATCACCGCGTGGAGCGTCTCCGGGTACCCCGGGGTCACGAACCTGCCCCTGGGGTAGAGCTCTTCGGCCAGCTCGCCGCGGGTCTCCGCCAGCGGGCGCCCGATCTCCCGCTCCGATGCGGCGTTGCACCAGACGAGGCGGAGGTCGGTGTCGTATATGGCGAACCCGAGGGGCGACTCGGTCGCCAGCCCCTGGAGCATGGCGAGCCGGGACTCCCATTCCCTGAGCCGGTCCCGGTCGGCCGCCACGACGACGCGCTCCACCTGCCCCGTCCCGGAGAGCAGGCAGACGGCGGTGACGAGCTGCATCCGGTGGCCGTCGCGGTGGACGGCGGCGTGCACCTCGTGCTCGGGAAAGGGAGGCACCAGGGCGCTGTCCTCCGCGCCGGCGGCCCGGCCGGCTGCCGCCCGGCGGTCCGGTGCGGCGCCGGGCGCGGGCGTCCCGACCGGCGGCAGGATCGCGGTGACCGGCCGTCCGATGATCTCGTCCGTCCGGTAGCCGAGGAGATCCTGCGCCGCAGGGCTCCAGCCGATGACGACGTCGCGCTCGTCGAGCACGAACGTCGCGGCGCTCGTGACGTCGAGCGGTCCGCGGAAGTCGGCGTCCTCGGTCGACCTTCTCGCGTTGTCCATGACGCCCTCACCGGCCGGCTTCGTCAGGTCCAGAATCCGCCTGATGCTGACCCTGCGCAACCGATCGGACCGGATGCGCGGCCGGCCCCTCCGTACCTCCTCAGCGCACATACGAACAGGTGAGCGGGGTGGTGGTGACGTACCGCAACGGGACGCGCCCGGTGCGGACACGCGCCCGGCCGGAGGGGTCTGGTGTGAACTCCCACGGGCACGGATGACAGCATGGGACCCATGAGCAACGACGTTTTCTTCGACATCACCATCAACGACGAGCCCGCCGGGCGGATCGTCTTCACGCTGTTCGACGACGTGGTCCCCAAGACCGCGCGGAACTTCCGTGAGCTCGCAACCGGTGAGCACGGCTTCGGCTACGAGGGCTCCGGCTTCCACCGGGTCATCCCCGACTTCATGCTCCAGGGCGGTGACTTCACGGCCGGCAACGGCACGGGCGGCAAGAGCATCTACGGCGAGAAGTTCGCCGACGAGAACTTCCAGATCAAGCACACCAAGCCCGGCCAGCTGTCCATGGCCAACGCGGGCCCGAACACCAACGGCTCGCAGTTCTTCATCACGACCATCGTCACCGACTGGCTGGACAACAAGCACGTCGTGTTCGGCGAGGTCGTCGAGGGCATGGACGTCGTGAAGCGGATCGAGTCCCTGGGCTCGCGCAACGGTGCCACCCAGGCGAAGATCACCATCGCCAAGTCGGGCGTCGTCGAGGGCTGAGCCCCGGACGAAGCCGTCCCGGCCCCGGCGGAGGTCTGCGACCCGCCGGGGCGGGGTGGCGGCGTGCCGCGTCCGGCGGCGCCCCTCCGGCGGACGGGCGCGGGTACGCCTGTGCACGGCGAACGCCCGTGCCGCGCGGCCCGGCGGCCCCGGAGTTCCCGTGCCGGCCACACCCGGCGGCCCCGGAGGATCCCGCTCCGCCCCGCCCGTGCGGGGGCTCGGGGTTACTGTGGGGGCAACGGTTGCCGGGAAGGACGGCCATGCGGGTAGCGCTCTTCGTCACGTGTGTGAACGACACGCTCTTCCCGCGCACCGGTCAGGCCGTCGTCCGGCTGCTGGAGCGCCTCGGTGTGGAGGTGGACTTCCCGCCGGAACAGACCTGTTGCGGACAGCCGCAGTACAACACCGGCTACCGGCACGAGACCGAACCCCTCGTGCGGCGCCACGCCGCCGCGTTCGACGGCTACGACTACGTCGTCACGCCGTCCGGCTCCTGCGCGGCGATGGTCCGCGACAACCACCCCCGCGTCGGCGCCAGGGCCGCCGCCGAAGGGCGCGGCCGGGAACTCACGGAAGCAGCCGCGGCCTCCGCCGCACGGACGTACGAACTGACGGAGTTCCTGGTCGACGTGCTCCGGGTGACGGACGTCGGGGCGTACTACCCCCACACCGTCACCTACCATCCGACCTGCCACGGGCTGCGCGTGCTCGGTCTCGGCGACCGGCCGCGCCGGCTGCTGGAGCACGTCAAGGGGCTGGAACTGCGGGAGCTGGAGGGCGCCGAGGAGTGCTGCGGCTTCGGCGGCACCTTCGCGGTCAAGAACGCCGCCGTGTCGTCGGCCATGGGCGCGGACAAGGCGCGCCACATCACCGCCACCGGTGCCGAGGCGGTGTGCACGGTCGACAACTCGTGCCTGACGCACATCGGCGGAACGCTCGCCCGGCTCGGCTCGCCGGTGCGGCCCGTCCACATCGCCGAGATCCTGGCGAGCACGGAAGAGCACGTCCGATGAGCGGCACGTATCTCGGGATGCCCGCCTTTCCCGCGGCGGCGGCCGCAGCCACCCGCGACAGCACCCTCCGGGCCAATCTGCGCCACGCCACGCACACCGTTCGCGACAAGCGCGCCAAGGCGGTCGCGGAGCTCGCGGACTGGGGGCGCTTGCGGGCCGCGGGCGCCGCGATCAAGGACCGGACGCTGCGCCATCTGGACCACTACCTGGAGCAGGTCGAGACCGCTGTGACGGCGGCTGGCGGCACCGTGCACTGGGCCGCCGACGCCGCCGCGGCGAACCGGATCGTCACCGCCCTCGTGCGCGCCACCGGCGAGACGGAGGTTCTCAAGGTCAAGTCCATGGCGACCCAGGAGATCGGTCTCAACGAGGCGCTGGCCCGGGCCGGGATCACCGCCTGCGAGACCGATCTCGCCGAGCTGATCGTGCAGTTGGGCGACGACCTCCCCTCGCACATCCTGGTCCCGGCGATCCACCGCAACCGTTCCGAGATCCGCGACATCTTCCGCGAGCGGATGGCCGACTGGGGCCGGCCCGCGCCCGACGGCCTCACCGACCGGCCGGCCGAACTGGCGGAGGCCGCCCGGCTGCACCTGCGGGAGAAGTTCCTGCGGGCGAAGGTGGCGGTCTCGGGCGCCAACTTCGTGGTCGCGGAGACCGGCACGCTCGTGGTCGTCGAGTCGGAGGGCAACGGCCGGATGTGCCTGACGCTGCCGGAGACGCTGATCTCGGTCGTCGGCATCGAGAAGGTCGTGCCCACGTGGCGCGACCTGGAGGTGTTCCTCCAACTGCTGCCCCGTTCCTCCACCGCCGAACGCATGAACCCCTACACCAGCATGTGGACCGGTACGACCGACGGCGACGGCCCGCGCGCCTTCCATCTGGTCCTCCTGGACAACGGCCGCAGCGACACGCTCGCCGACACGGTGGGGCGCCAGGCGCTGCGCTGCATCCGCTGCTCGGCCTGTCTGAACGTGTGTCCGGTGTACGAGCGGGCCGGCGGGCACGCGTACGGATCCGCCTACCCCGGCCCGATCGGCGCGATCCTCACACCCCAACTGCGCGGCACCGGCAGCGAGCTGGACGCCTCGCTCCCCTACGCCTCGTCGCTGTGCGGCGCCTGCTACGAGGTGTGCCCGGTCGCCATCGACATCCCGGAGGTCCTCGTCCATCTGCGCGAGCGGGTCGTCGAGGGCGGCCCGGTGACCCGCGACGGCAGGAGGGTCGTCATCCGCCCGGCGAAGGGACACGCGGCCGAGCGTGCGGCGATGCGCGCGGCACGCTGGACGCTGGACCACCCGAGGGCGCTGCGCACCGCCCAGCGCCTCGCCTCCCGCACCCGCCGGCTGCATCCGCGCCGGCTGCCGGGACCGGGGAGGGCCTGGACCGACACCCGGGAGCTCCCGGAGGTGCCCGCGGAGTCGTTCCGCGACTGGTGGGCGCGCACACGCGGCGGAAGGAGCCCGGCGTGAGCGACAGGGAGACGGTGCTCGGCCGGGTACGGCGCGCACTGACGGACGTACCCCGCGAGGAGCGGCCCGAGGACGTGCCGGTCCCCCGGGACCATCTGCGCGTCCACGGGGAGCGCACCCCGGCCGCGACCGCGGACCTGCTGGCCCGGAACCTGGCGGACTACCGGGCGCTGGTGCACCGGGCGTCCACCGCCGGGCTGCCGGACCTCGTCGCCGCGCTGCTGACCGCACGCGGGGCCCGCACCGTGCTGGTGCCGGACGGACTGCCGGAGCGGTGGACGGCCGTGGCGGGCGCGGCGGGCGTCCGGCTGTGCCCGGACGACCCGCGGACGACGGCCGCCGAACTGGACGCCGTGGACAGCGTGCTGACCGGTTGCACGGTCGCCGTCGCCGAGACGGGGACGATCGTGCTGGACGGCGGCCGCGGGCAGGGCCGTCGGCGGATCACCCTGGTGCCGGACCATCACATCTGCGTGGTGCGGGTTCCGGAGCAGGTCGTCGACTCGGTGCCCCAGGGGCTGGAGCGGCTCGACCCGACGCGTCCGCTGACCTGGATCAGCGGGCCGTCGGCGACCAGCGACATCGAACTGGACCGGGTGGAGGGCGTCCACGGGCCCCGCACACTGGAAGTCGTCCTGCTGGAGGACTGAGTCCGTGCAGTCCGCGGCATCCGCGGCCTCCTGCCGGAGGGCCGTTCCGTGGGAGAGCCGAACCGGCGGTTCCGGGTCGGGAGGTCCTTCGGCGCCCGCCCCGGCGGGAGGCGTCAACCGGCGCGGCTGTGCCCGTGGTTCACGCCGCCAGGGGGGCGGTGTCCATCCCGGCCTGACTGCGCAGCCCGTCGAGGAATTCCCGTACCGCCTCGACGGCCGTACGGCGCGGGCTCCAGCCGAGTTCGTCCCGGGCGCGCGAACAGTCCATCAGGGGCAGCCGCAGCACCGCGTCGAAGAGATCGGGCGAGGCGGGGACCAGCCTCAGCCGCCAGGCCGCGGACAGCGCGGCCCGCACCGGCGACAGCGGGAGCCGCAGTGGTCGCGCCTCCAGGATCGCGGCGAGGCCGGCCGCGTCCAGCGGCGGGTCCGCGGCGAGGTTGAAGGCGCCCCGGACGGGACGGACGACCGCCTCCCGATAGGCGGTCGCGGCGTCGTCGGTGTGCAGTGCCTGGAAGGTGAGCCCGGGCAGATCCGGCACAGCGGGGACGAGCGACGGGCGCACGAGCTGCGCCGGCAGGAGCCGGCCCGCGAACAGCCGGCGCTGCTGGGAGGCGGACTCCCGCTTGAACAGGAAACCCGGTCGCATGCGTACGACCCGTGTCGCGGGATTCCGGTACTCGTAGGCGTCCAGGTAGCGCTCCAGGTACGCCTTCTCGCGGCAGTACGCCGCCTGGGGCCAGCCGTGGGTGGGCCAGCTCTCGTCCACCGCACTGGCCTTGGGACCCGGTGAGTACGCCCCGACCGAGGAGGCGTGGACCAACGCCGGAACTCCGGCCGCGGCCGCCGCGTCGAACACGCGGATGCCGCCGAGCACGTTCGTCCGCCAGGTCGTCACGGGGTCGTGGGTGGGCTGGAACTTCCAGGCCAGATGGACCACGGCGTCGGCGCCGGTGAGGAGCGGGACGAGATCGGTCCCGCCGGGATCGATGTCGGCGGCCGCCCAGGTGGTGCCCTCCGGCCGCCAGTCGGGGATCCGGCGGGCCAGTCCGAGCACCGAGGCCACGCCCGGGCACCCCGAGAGCGCCTCCACCACGCTCGTCCCGGCGTTGCCCGTCGCCCCGACGACCACGACCCGCAGTCCTCCGGTTCCTCCCGTCCCGTGCTGCGTCGTCCCGTTCATCTCTGGCGCCTTCCAGCCGAGGTGTGGTGCATCGGTGCGGGTACCCGGCCCACCTTCCGCTATGCCCCGATTCGCTCCGTTTTCCAGATCGGCACGGAGGGGAGAGCGCCGGCCTTCTGCCCGCGGGGGCGCGGATCCGGGCCGGTCGTGGAGTGCCGTGGATCCGGGCCGGTCGGGCGCGGGCGTCGTCAGGCTCGGGCGGCGCCCGGCGGGCGCAGATGGCCGTGGAACAGTTCCAGGGCCGCGAGCACCGCCGCCGACCGGATGGCTTCCCGGCTGCGGCCGCTGCCGGTGTGGGGAGCGTCCACCACGGTCCCCTCCGGCCCGCACACGGCGACGAACAGGGTGCCGACGGGGCGTCCGTCCTGATCGGCGGGACCCGCCACACCGGTCGTGGCCAGGCCGTACGAGGCGCCCATCAGCCTCCGTACCCCCTGGGCCATCTGTGCGGCGACCTCCTCGTGCACGGCTCCCTCGTCCTCGAGCAACCGTGGGTCCACGCCGAGCACCGACGCCTTGACCTCGGTCGCGTAGGCGGTCACGCCGCCGCGGAAGGTCCCGGACGCACCGGGCGCGTCCGCCAGCACCGACCCGAGGCGGCCCGCGGTCAGCGACTCGGCGACCGCGACGCTGCGCCCGGCCGAGGCCAGGGCCTCGTGCAGCTGCCGGGCGAGCAGCCCGGCCCGGTCCAGCCCCGGCCGCTCCGCCACGCTCTCTTCCGGTTCCGGACGCGGTCTGTCCACGTTCCCATGGTGCGTGCGACCCGGCGCGTCCCGCCTGTCGAAGCGGGCGGAAGCGCCGTGCGCGCGACGTGCACGGCGCTCCGCTTGGCGCGACGGGCGCGGGGTACCCGGGGACGACACCCGAGGGAAAGGACGTCCGATGACGGATGTGTCGCGTCTGCCCGGCGCCGCGCACCACCACTGGGACTGGCAGCTGCGTGCCGCCTGCCGAGGCGCCGACAGCAGCCTGTTCTTCCACCCGGCCAACGAGCGCGGCGAGGCTCGGGAGGAACGGGAGAGGAAGGCCAAGCGTGTGTGCGGCCGCTGCCCGGTGCGCACGGCCTGTCTCAGTCACGCGCTGGAGACCCGTGAGCGGTTCGGCGTGTGGGGCGGGCTCGGCGAGCAGGAGCTGCGGACGCTGCTCGGGCCCGCCCGCGGCGAGCGGGAGGAACGGCTCGGACGGGAGGAACTCGCCGGACGGGACGACCGGGACGCGGTGTGCCGCCCCGCGGCCTGAGAACGACGGAGACACGGCGTACCCCGGAGCCCGGAACGGCAGGCTCGCGGCGTACCGACCGGCGCCCCGGAACGACGGGCACTCGGGCTGCCGTCCGGCGACCCGAGGCAGTGCGCCGGGTGTCCGGCCGCATGCGCGCCCTGTGGCGAGCGGCGCACCTGCCCCCTCAGTCGCGGGCCCGCCGCCGATGACTGGTGTCGCACCACGGGAAACGCAGGCTTCTCCGGCATGTGCACAGGGCCACACAGAAGCGGTCCGAGGAGACGACGGTCCCGTCCTCCAGGAGGATCTCGACCGGGCCCTCGACGAGTACGGGGCCATCGGTCCGCACGGTGATGCGGCGCGGTTTCTCAGCGGGTTCGTTCGGCACGGATGACCACCAGCTCTTCCTTCTGACCGCCCGGACTCAGCAGGCCCCGACCGCAGAGCCAGGACCGCCTCGACCGCAGAACGGGCCCCAGAGCCACCTGGCGGCGGTCCGTGATCTCCGCCTTGAGTCCCGCCGACCGAAGCCGTGCCAGTGTGGATCCCTCCCCGCTCAGCACCGAGTGCACGACGAGCAGCACCCCGCCCGGCCGCAGCAGCCGGGGCACCTCACCGCAGATGCGGTCCAGGACCAGCCGTCCGTCGTGCCCCGCGTCCCAGGCACGCGCAGCGCCCCGGGCCGGCGGGTTCGGGCTGGGTACGTACGGCGGGTTGGCGAGGACGAGGTCGAAGGTGCGGCCCGCGACGGGGGCGGTCAGATCACCACGGATCACCCGCACCGGCGTCCTGGCGAGCAGGGCGTTGAGGCGCGCCGTCCACACCGCCGGCCGGGAGATGTCCACGGCGACGACACTGGCGCCGCGCTTCGCCGCCGCGACCGCCAGGGCGCCGGTCCCGGTGCCCACGTCGAGAACGCTGGCCCTCGGCGGGAGCGCCTCGCGGCGCAGGGCCTCGGCGAGGAGGTCCGTGTCGTCCTGCGGTGCGTACACACCGGGCAAGATGATCAGCGTCACATATGACGCATACCCCGTCATATTGGCCCAATCATCGTGGCGCTCGCACCCATTCAGAGACCCTGGGCAGCTGGGGCGGCGAGACCCTCACCCCTGAGCGAGGTGCGTCCCTCCCGCCAGGCGGCGAGCAGATGACGCTCCAGCCGCTCGTCCAGGTGCACGGTGGCGTCGATGCCGAACGCGACGTCGGCCTCCAGGGAGGGCTCCTCCTCGAGCAGGCCGGCGATGACCTCGCGCCGCACCACCTGCTCGTGGACGGCGTCCGCCTCCACGTGCTCGTCGTAGAAGAACTCGGCCGCGGCCCCCGCCCCGGTGCGGCGCATCGCCTCGGCCATCCGCCGTGACGCCGGGGACGACGTGATCTCGACGGTCGCGAAATGGCCGACCAGACAGCCGCGGAGCGCGCGGTGGAGCCCGAACAGCGACATGAGGTTCACCGCCGCCAGCATCGGTGCGGGCGCCGGGTCGAGGTAGCGGCCGTACGCGGTGTCCAGGCCCAGGTCCGCCATGAGCGCGGCGAAGAGCCGGGCATGGATCCGGTCCGCCCGGCCGCCGCCGTACTCGTCGAACTCCACGGCGGCCATCCCCGCCTTGGCCCGCCCCCACAGCCTCGGCAGCACCCACGCGTGGGGGTCGGCCTCCTTGAGGTGGTACAGGGACCGCTGGGCCGCGAGCTCCCGCAGCTGCCACAG
It contains:
- a CDS encoding NAD-dependent epimerase/dehydratase family protein gives rise to the protein MNGTTQHGTGGTGGLRVVVVGATGNAGTSVVEALSGCPGVASVLGLARRIPDWRPEGTTWAAADIDPGGTDLVPLLTGADAVVHLAWKFQPTHDPVTTWRTNVLGGIRVFDAAAAAGVPALVHASSVGAYSPGPKASAVDESWPTHGWPQAAYCREKAYLERYLDAYEYRNPATRVVRMRPGFLFKRESASQQRRLFAGRLLPAQLVRPSLVPAVPDLPGLTFQALHTDDAATAYREAVVRPVRGAFNLAADPPLDAAGLAAILEARPLRLPLSPVRAALSAAWRLRLVPASPDLFDAVLRLPLMDCSRARDELGWSPRRTAVEAVREFLDGLRSQAGMDTAPLAA
- a CDS encoding CDGSH iron-sulfur domain-containing protein, with amino-acid sequence MPNEPAEKPRRITVRTDGPVLVEGPVEILLEDGTVVSSDRFCVALCTCRRSLRFPWCDTSHRRRARD
- a CDS encoding HemK2/MTQ2 family protein methyltransferase; this encodes MTGYASYVTLIILPGVYAPQDDTDLLAEALRREALPPRASVLDVGTGTGALAVAAAKRGASVVAVDISRPAVWTARLNALLARTPVRVIRGDLTAPVAGRTFDLVLANPPYVPSPNPPARGAARAWDAGHDGRLVLDRICGEVPRLLRPGGVLLVVHSVLSGEGSTLARLRSAGLKAEITDRRQVALGPVLRSRRSWLCGRGLLSPGGQKEELVVIRAERTR
- a CDS encoding LutC/YkgG family protein translates to MSDRETVLGRVRRALTDVPREERPEDVPVPRDHLRVHGERTPAATADLLARNLADYRALVHRASTAGLPDLVAALLTARGARTVLVPDGLPERWTAVAGAAGVRLCPDDPRTTAAELDAVDSVLTGCTVAVAETGTIVLDGGRGQGRRRITLVPDHHICVVRVPEQVVDSVPQGLERLDPTRPLTWISGPSATSDIELDRVEGVHGPRTLEVVLLED
- a CDS encoding WhiB family transcriptional regulator, with amino-acid sequence MTDVSRLPGAAHHHWDWQLRAACRGADSSLFFHPANERGEAREERERKAKRVCGRCPVRTACLSHALETRERFGVWGGLGEQELRTLLGPARGEREERLGREELAGRDDRDAVCRPAA
- a CDS encoding lactate utilization protein B; protein product: MSGTYLGMPAFPAAAAAATRDSTLRANLRHATHTVRDKRAKAVAELADWGRLRAAGAAIKDRTLRHLDHYLEQVETAVTAAGGTVHWAADAAAANRIVTALVRATGETEVLKVKSMATQEIGLNEALARAGITACETDLAELIVQLGDDLPSHILVPAIHRNRSEIRDIFRERMADWGRPAPDGLTDRPAELAEAARLHLREKFLRAKVAVSGANFVVAETGTLVVVESEGNGRMCLTLPETLISVVGIEKVVPTWRDLEVFLQLLPRSSTAERMNPYTSMWTGTTDGDGPRAFHLVLLDNGRSDTLADTVGRQALRCIRCSACLNVCPVYERAGGHAYGSAYPGPIGAILTPQLRGTGSELDASLPYASSLCGACYEVCPVAIDIPEVLVHLRERVVEGGPVTRDGRRVVIRPAKGHAAERAAMRAARWTLDHPRALRTAQRLASRTRRLHPRRLPGPGRAWTDTRELPEVPAESFRDWWARTRGGRSPA
- a CDS encoding CinA family protein gives rise to the protein MDRPRPEPEESVAERPGLDRAGLLARQLHEALASAGRSVAVAESLTAGRLGSVLADAPGASGTFRGGVTAYATEVKASVLGVDPRLLEDEGAVHEEVAAQMAQGVRRLMGASYGLATTGVAGPADQDGRPVGTLFVAVCGPEGTVVDAPHTGSGRSREAIRSAAVLAALELFHGHLRPPGAARA
- a CDS encoding iron-containing redox enzyme family protein yields the protein MSDTATDLIRAPALPKPRGTLSEAVVGRLTEGTPLPAAPVAAGADPYGDDLQLALYICYELHYRGFAGVDPDLEWEPDLLGLRRALENRFLGALRSDATRHRTVDEAVAGLLVEPVHGTSASHYLRREGELWQLRELAAQRSLYHLKEADPHAWVLPRLWGRAKAGMAAVEFDEYGGGRADRIHARLFAALMADLGLDTAYGRYLDPAPAPMLAAVNLMSLFGLHRALRGCLVGHFATVEITSSPASRRMAEAMRRTGAGAAAEFFYDEHVEADAVHEQVVRREVIAGLLEEEPSLEADVAFGIDATVHLDERLERHLLAAWREGRTSLRGEGLAAPAAQGL